ATTATACAAACAACCAATTATACATAGGGTTGTAGATCTACAAGATGATTATATTACTACTAAAGGAGATAATGTTGTTTATGTTCAATCTTTTGAAAAACAAATTTCAAAAGAAAATATTTTGGGCAAGGCAATTATTAGAATACCTTATTTAGGGTGGATAAAAATAAAAGCTGTTGATCTTTTGAATTGGATTATAACATGAAATTTTGTAAAAAATGTGGCAGTTTAATGATGCCTCGGAAAAATGAATTTGTATGTGGTTGTGGTTACAAAGAAGAATCAACAGGATCCACAAAACTTCATGAAACAACCACT
This Candidatus Woesearchaeota archaeon DNA region includes the following protein-coding sequences:
- a CDS encoding transcription factor S, with amino-acid sequence MKFCKKCGSLMMPRKNEFVCGCGYKEESTGSTKLHETTT